Genomic window (Leptotrichia sp. oral taxon 212):
TAAAATTCCGAGAATAGGAGAAATAGCAAAAGTAACAAGCAGTAAATATACTGAAAGTATGCCAAGCTTAATAAGTTCAGATGTAGTGTGAGTAAGAACATGTTCAAAATCCTGAAGGTCATTAGTTATGATATTTATGACATTTCCTATATTATGCTTGTTAAAATATCCTAAATTAAGATTTCTCAGGTGATCTCCCATACGGAGACGTAAATCCTGAATAATTCTGGCTCCCTGACTCTGTATTCCTGTATAGCCTACACGATTAAAAAGATATCTGATAGTATTTGCCACAATCATTATAACAGTATAAACTATAATTTTATTCAGTGTAAAGGTTTCTGTTATAAGGTCTACTATTGTAAAGTAAAACATCATATAATTCATCATATAAAACAGCGAATCAATCACAAGTAGGAATACAGGCTTTTTTAAACGTTTAAACTCTTTACCTGAAAGTGTTTTTATATCATTTAACATTATTCCGTAACCTCCTTTTCCAGATCATTTTCATTGTAGAGGGACCACAGATGCCAGTAATCGGCTCTGTTTCTGAGAAGCTCTTCATGAGTACCCTGTTCAGTTATCTGTCCTTTTTTCATGAAAACAATATTATCAGCATTTTTTATAGTGTAAAGTCTGTGGGCAATAATAAGTGCAGTTTTTCCTTTAAGCAAAGTTTTGAGGGCTGACTGTATTTTAGCCTCATTTTCAATGTCAGAATATGAAGTAACTTCATCAAGAATGACAATAGGAGTATTTTTTATTATAGCACGGGCAATTGAGATTCTCTGTTTTTCTCCACCGCTTAGTTTTACTCCGCCTTCTCCTATTTTTGTTTCATATCTGTCAGGCAGTGACATGATAAAGTCGTGAATCTGCGCTTTTTTCGCAGCATTTTCCACTTCTTCACGTGTATAGTTTTTTCCCATTATAATATTCTCGTAAATTGTATCGTGGAGCATGAAAGTGTCCTGAAAAACAAAGGATATATTATCCATAAGGCTTTCATATGAAATATCTTTTATATCAGTTCCATCAATAGTTATTTTTCCTTCGTCAATATCCCAGAATCTTCCGGCAAGAAGTCCTATAGTAGTTTTTCCTGATCCTGAAGGGCCTACAAGAGCTGTAGTAGTTCCTGCCCTTATAGTCAGGGTAAAATTATTTATAACCTTTGCCTTGTTGTATGCAAATGTTACATTTTCATATTTCAAACTTTCTGAAAAATGTTCGGGAAAGGAAATATTTCCTGATTTTTGTTCCTTTTCATTAAAAATTTCAATGATTTTTTCCATTCCTTTCAGAAGAAATGAAAGGCTTTCTGAAAGTTCAAATAGTGTCCTCAGTGAGTTCAGGAATATTGTACTCATCAGAAGAAAAAGAATGTATACAGAAATTGTTATTTTACCATTTAAAAGCATTATTCCACCAATTGGAATGATAAAAAGCAGCCCTGTATCCACAAGACAGAGAAATGCTGAATAATAAGGCACTGCAAGTTCTGTAAGTTCAATCCAGTAATCTGCATACTCCTGAGTATTATCTCTGTAATCCTTAAATGATTTTGCAGTGAGATTAAAGGCTTTCATTACGTTCATGGCATTTATATATTCCATAATAGTGGAATTTAACTTTGCAACAAGTTTATAAAAATGGTCAACTTTTCCCATATAGTTTTTAAACATACCACTTTGAGCTAATATTCCTAAAATAATAGGTATAAATAATACTAAAGAAAGCTGCCAGTTAAAATAAAACATAATACCAAGGAAAATGAGGGGAGTAGCAAAAGCTGAAGATAAATCCGGAATCTGATGTGCAATGAAATTTTCCAGTTTTTCCACATCTTCGTTAATTATTTTTTTCAGTTTTCCAGTCATATTTTTCTTAAAAAATCCCATATTCAGTTTTGACATGTGTTCAATAAGATCAATTCTTATTTTATAGAGAATATTGAATGCTGAAATATGGGAAAATATTCCTGAGAGAATACGGGCGACAACACCTAGAATAATAAATAAAATAGCTATAAAGACTAGAGATTTTATTTTATTGTAGCTAATTTCCCTGTTAAAGATTTCTAAAATAATACTGTATACCAGAAGATATGGAATAGCTGATAAAGTAGTGCTGATTATACTGAACATAGCAGAAACAATAAGTTTTATTTTATGCTGTCCTGAAAGTTTCAGCAGAAATTTTAAGTTGTTCATATGAAGTCACTTCCTTAATGTAATCTATTAAAATATACTTTTATTAATAGATAGATAAAATAAATTTAGTCTATCAAAATAAATTTCAATTTAATTATACCCTGTATTTATTTTAGATGCCAACCCGCAATAAAAAAAGCCCAAACTAAAATATAAATCAGGCTTAATTATAAAATATAAACTAAAAATACAATAATATCTACTTAATTTTTCTTTCTTCAAGCACTTTTTTTCGGTATTTGCTTGGCAGGATTCCAAAATGATTTCTGAAATTTTTAGCAAATTTACTTGGATTCTCATATCCGACTTCAATTGAAATCTCAAGAATACTTAAATCGGTAGTTTCAAGAAGAAATTTTGCTCGTTCCATACGCAGATTACGTATATAATGGCTTATTTTCATTCCTTCGCTTTTTTCAAAAGAGGTTTGTAAATAATAATTATTTAATCTTGTAATTTCACAAAGTTTTTTTATTGAAGGAAGTTCTGAAACAGGAGTATTTTTCAAAATAGACTTTATATTTTCTGAAATTAGAGAATGTGTCTTTTTTTCTCCGGATTCAGAATGTTTTTTCAGAATAAGAAAAAACAGACGGGTAACTTTCAGCTTAAAATCAATAAAACTGTCAATGTCATACGGATAAAAGTTTTTAAGCTGAAGAGCGAGAGCATCAATTTCATTATTTGATTTTATGTGAAGTAGTTCTCCATTCTTAAAAATATTCAGTATTTTTTCACTCCATTCTGAAAATATAGGATTTCCGACTGAAAGATTTAAATTTGATTTCAGTTTATCCATATAAAAATTCATGGAAATGGTATGCATATTCTCATATTCAAATTTAAATAATTTATTATTATTTTTAAAGGAATAAATCAGAATTTCCCCTTTTCTAAGAAAATGCGAACTATTATTTGGAAATGAGGAAATTTTTGCTTTTCCATCAAAACAGTAAGCCACTTCGATAATGTTTTCCATAGGAGTAAAATTACTGAATTCATAGTCTATCTTTCCTGAAACCTTTGCTATTGCAATTTCGTATTCACTATCAAGAAAAAATCTTTTTATAGTTCCTGAAGAATTTTTATTTGAAGTAAAATCCTTAAAATGATATTCCTTTCCAAATGGAATATCTTTAGATTCAATATGCACGCTATTTTCAAGTTGTTCAAAAAATATGTCTGTAGTTCCTGAATTATTTATTTTCTTTTTCATATATTATTCCTTTATAGTTGTTATATAAATAATATACAGGAAATTTTTTCAAAAGGCAATATGCATTTTAAGGTAAAATATAAAGAAATGCTTGAAAAAACTGTAAAATATGTTAAAATGTATAAAAGTATAATGAAAGTATTTTAAGTTTTTATTTCATTGAAAGGGCTATAGAATATGGAATTGAAGATACCAAAGCATGTTGCGATAATAATGGACGGAAATGGACGATGGGCAAAGGAAAAAGGAAAAATAAGACTTGAAGGACACAGAGCAGGAGCTGCAAATATTGAAAAAATATTGGAAGAGTCAATAAAATTAGGAGTAAAATATTTAACAGTCTATGCTTTTTCAACTGAAAACTGGAAAAGACCGGAAAAGGAAGTAAAAGGACTTATGGAACTGTTTTCAGCTTTCCTCAGCAGCAAGAAAAAAACAATGAAAAAGCAGGGAATTAAACTATTGGTGACAGGTTCTAAGGAAGGAGTATCAAATTCTTTACTGAAAAAAATAGAAGAAACGGAAAAATACTTGGAAAATGAAGAGACAATAGTATTTAATATAGCCTTTAACTATGGTGGGAGAAAAGAAATAACAGATGCAATTAATAAAATATTGTCAGATGAAAAAAGAGAAACAGGAAAAACTGTTACTGAAGAAGAAGTGGCAAGATATATGTATAGACCTGATATACCTGATCCTGAACTTGTTATAAGAACAAGCGGAGAATTCAGAATAAGTAATTTTCTTTTATGGGAAATTGCATATTCAGAATTTTATGTAACAGATGTTTACTGGCCTGACTTTGATGAAGAAGAATATAATAAAGCAATTTTATCTTTTAATAGGAGAGATAGAAGATATGGAGGACTAAATGCTGAGTAGACTTTTTATTATTTTGTTATTTGTACCTTTTCTTCTCTGGATATTTTTAAAAGGAGATATACTATTGCTTATTTTTACAATGGTAATAATAGGGATGTCTCTTTATGAATTTTATAAAATGCTTAAAGATAAAGGATATGAGGTTGCAAATAGGATAGGAATGGGTCTGGGACTTTTTCTGCCTGTAGCAATATATTTTCAGGAAAACTCAAGAAATATATTTTCCATATTCAGACTGGAATTTTTTAAACAGATTAATTATGATATGGGAGGATTTATAGTATTTGCGCTTATGCTGCTTTCACTGAGACAGGTTCTGAAAGAAAAGATAAAAGGTGCAATGGCTGAAATATCCTACACGTTGTTTGGAATAATATATGTAGCATACTTATTTTCATATATACTGCTCATAAGATATGAATTTCCAAATGGAAATGTTCTAGTGGCAATGACATTTATACTTATATGGGCCTGCGATATTTCTGCATATTTAGTGGGAAAAGCAATAGGAGGAAAATTTTTTAAAAGAAGACTTTCTCCAAAAATCAGCCCTAATAAATCAATAGAAGGCGCAATCGCTGGGATATTAGGAGTATTTTTAGTAATATTATTCTTTGATCAGATATACTTACTTATTGCAAATTTTGTATGTGGAATTTCTTTTATATCAAAAAATTGCAGTCTGACTTATCTGAAGGTTGGGATTAAAGGAGTTCATGCGTTTATTTTAGCACTAGGTCTAGGAGTATTTGCTGAGCTTGGAGATCTTGTGGAATCAAAAATAAAAAGAGAACTTGGAATAAAAGATTCAGGAAATCTTCTTCTTGGACATGGAGGTTTTTTAGACAGATTTGACAGTGCTTTATTTGTTTTGCCAGTAGTTTACTATTTTATGAAGTATGTTATACATATGTAAAATATCTAATAAAATTTACAAAGATTTTAGAAAAATAATTTATAAAAAATAATAGAAATATGGAATGAAAAGAAATTAGGAGGATTTAATAAAAATGAGTTTTAAAAATGAACAGGAAATAAAAAATGAAGTTGAAAGACAGTATAATATATTAAAAAGAGGCTGCGAAGAAATAATAAATGAACATGAATTTAAGAAAAAACTTGAAAAATCAATTTCTACAGACACACCTTTAAGAGTAAAATTAGGGATTGATCCTACAGGTTCAGAACTGCATTTAGGGCATGCCGTTCCTTTGAGAAAATTGAAACAATTTCAGGATTTAGGGCATGAAGTATTATTTCTAATCGGGACTTTTACAGGAAGAATAGGTGATCCGACAGGAAAATCTGAAACTAGGAAAATGTTGTCAGAAGAGCAGGTAAAGGAAAATATAAAAACATATCTGGATCAGGTGAAATTAATATTGGATCTGGATAAGATAAAGGTTGTATATAATGCTGACTGGTTGGAAAAACTGTCGTTATCAGATGCATTGAATCTGCTGTCACAGTTCACTGTGTCGCAAATGATTTCGAGAGAAGATTTTTCAAAGAGATTGTCAGAAAATAAACCGGTTTCACTGATAGAATTTATGTATCCAATTTTACAGGGATATGATTCGGTGGAGCTGAAGGCGGATATTGAATTAGGGGCAACAGAACAGAAGTTCAATCTTTTAAGAGGAAGGGATTTACAGAAAAACTTTGGACAGGAACAGCAGGTGTGCATGATAATGCCAATTCTTGTTGGACTTGATGGAGTGGAAAAAATGTCTAAATCTTTAGGAAACTATATTGGAGTAAAAGACACTCCGAATGATATGTTTGGTAAAGTTATGTCAATTTCAGATGAACTGATGGAAAATTATTATACCATGATAACAGACGTTCCTTCTGAAAAAATTACAGAAATTAAAGCTCAAATCGCAGATGGAAGTTTACATCCAATGGAAGCTAAAAAACAGCTGGGAGCAGAAGTTGTAAAAATTTACTATGGAGAAGATGCTGCTAAAGAAGCGAGAGACTGGTTTGAAAATGTATTCAGTAAAAAGAACCTTGATGTGGATCTGCCTGAGGTGGAAGTTGAATACAAAGAAACAGGAATAATAGATCTTCTTGTAAAGAAAACGAAACTTATGAGCTCTACAAGTGAAGCGAGACGTCTTATTGAGCAGGGCGGATTTAAGATAAATGATGAAGCTGTAAAAGACGTAAAGGCGACTGTTGTTCCTGAAAGCGGAATGATTATAAGGGCAGGAAAAAAGAAAATAGTTAAGGTAAAATAGAAGTGAAAATTTGATGGAGGAATGAAAATACCTATCATGGAAAATAAATTATCCGATAAAAATATAAATAATAGGAACAGAAAAGGGAGGGGAGTTTCCCATAGCAAGATAATTCTCATGGGAGAACATTCTGTAGTGTATGGATATCCTGCAATAGCCATTCCGTTAAAAAATATACAGATGGAATGTATTGTGGAAAGATCAAGGGTTCCATTTTTTCATAATGAAAAAGATACTCTCTCTACAGCTGTTCACACAGCATTAAAATATTTGAACAGAAAAAATGAGAATATAAAGTACAAGGTAATATCGGATATTCCTCCAAAAAGAGGGATGGGCTCTTCTGCAGCAGTAAGTATTGCTGCCATAAGGGGAGTACTTGATTATTTTAACAGAAAAGTTGATAATATGACATTGGAGAAACTTGTGAATGAAGCTGAAATAATAGCTCATAATACTCCAAGTGGACTTGATGCAAAAACATGCCTCAGTGACAGTGCCATAAAGTTCATAAAAAATAAGGGATTTAAAAACCTTGATATGAATCTGGGAGTATATTTGCTGATTGCAGATACTGGAATACACGGACATACAAGGGATGCAATAATGAATATAAAAAAAATGAGAAATAAAGCTTTACCTATGTTGAAAAAGCTTGGAAAACTGACAGAAGAAACAGAAAAGTTCATTGAAAAAAAAGATGTCGTTAATATAGGAAAAAATATGATTTTTGCACATGAGGAATTGAAAAAGTTAGGGGTAAGCATTGAAAAATCTGATATTCTTGTAAAAACAGCCATTGATGAAGGAGCATATGGTGCAAAAATGTCCGGTGGAGGACTTGGAGGCTGTATAATAGCCCTTATGGAAAGCAGGGAGAAAGCTGAAATGACCGCGAAAAAACTGATGGAAAAGGGAGCTGTAAATATATGGATAGAAGCACTGTAAAATCTTATGCCAATATAGCAATTATAAAATACTGGGGGAAAAAGGATCCTGTAAAAATGATACCTGCTACAAGCAGTATTTCCCTAACGCTGGAAAATATGTTTACTGAAACGGAAATAAGTTTTGTCAGCCGGGAAGAAGCTCTTGAAATAACAGGTCAGAAAAGTGATATCCTTTATATAAACGGAGAACTGCAGGATAAGGAACAGATAGAGAAAATAACTAAAGTTGTAAATCTTTTCAGAGATGACAGAAATCAGCTTGTAAAAATAAATACAAGAAATAACATGCCTACAGAAGCAGGTCTTTCTTCAAGCTCAAGCGGACTTTCAGCAGCAATAAAGGCATGTAACAGGCTGTTTGAGAAAAATTTAAGCAGGGAAGAACTTGCGCAGATATCAAAGTTTGCTTCAGGATCTTCCGCAAGAAGCTTTTTCGGTCCGGTTGGCATGTGGGATAAGGATACAGGAGAAATCTCAGAAATTAAAACAGATTTGAAATTTGCAATGATTGTGCTTGTACTGAATGAAGAAAAGAAGATAATTTCAAGCAGAAAAGGAATGGCAATCTGCATGGAAACTTCAACTTCATTTAATGAATGGATAAGACAGTCAGAAATAGATTTTGAAAACATGAAAAGGTACCTGAGGGAAGGGGATTTTTCAAAAGTAGGAGAGCTTACAGAAGCAAATGCACTTAGAATGCATGAAACTACTAAAAATGCAAATCCTTCCTTTACATATTTGACAGAAAAATCCTTTGAAGCAATAGAATATGTAAAAGAATTACGTAAACAGGGAGAAAAATGTTACTTTACAATGGATGCCGGGCCTAACGTAAAAGTACTTTGTCTGGAAGAGGATTTTGACAGATTAAAGGATATACTTAGAAAAAAATATAAAATAATAGCGTCAAAATGCAAAGTAATCAGTGATAATGATGATTAAAGAAAAAGAAAATGGAGAAGCAGAAATAGAGAGAAATATTGTAAATACAGTAAAAACAGGTGGCAAACTTTATATCGCGGGAGAATATTCTGTTCTGACTCCAAATCAGAGTGCAATTATAAAAAATATAGATATTTTTATGAAGGCTGAAATAAAATTTTCAGAAAAATACAGTATTTACTCGGATATGTATGATTATTCAGTTACATTGGAAGAAGATGATAAAAATTATTCCCTGATTACAGAAACTGTAAATATTGTAAATAAATATTTACAATTAAAAGGAATATATATAAAGCCTTTTAATATGAAAATTACTGGAAAAATGGAGAAAAATGGTAAAAAATATGGGATTGGATCTAGTGGGAGTGTAACAGTGCTTACTGTAAAGGCAATGTCAAAACTGTACAGTTATGATATTTCTGAGGAAGAGCTCTTCAAACTTTCTTCCTATGTACTTCTAAAAAGAGGAGATAATGGCTCGATGGGAGATATAGCCTGCATTTCCTACGAAAATCCTGTAATGTATACTTCATTTGACAGAAATTTAATAAAAGAAAAAATGAAAAAAAGTTCCCTTGCAGAAATAATGAACTTGCCATGGGGATATAAAATAGAAAAGATATATTGCCCTGAGAAATATGAATTTTTGGTGGGATGGACTGGAGTACCTGCTATTTCAGGACAAATGATAAATGAAGTCAAAAATTCAATAAATAGGGATTTTCTGGAACAATCTGAGAAAATTGTACAGAATCTGAAAAATGGAATAGAAAAGGGAAATAAAAAAATAATTTCAGAAAATATTATAGAAAATGGTAAACAGCTAAGAAAACTGAATAGAAAAATTTATAGCCGGAAACTTCTGAAACTGATAGAATGTGCAGAAGGACTGGATATATGTGCTAAAAGCAGTGGAGCAGGCGGAGGAGATTGTGGAATTGCCATATCTTTCAGTAAAAATAATACGGAAGAACTGCTAAAAAGATGGAAAAACGAAGATATAGAACTGCTTTATAAATCAGAGTTCTAAAAAAGGCTTACTGAGAGGAGTTTTCGAATGAACAGGAAGGATGAGCATATAAAATATGCGTTAAAATATGAAAGCACAGGTAATAGTTTCGATGATATGGAACTGATACAGTGCTCAATACCTAAATATAATCTGGAAGAAATAGATATGTCTGTCAATTTTGCAGAAAATACATTCGAATATCCTTTTTTTATAAATGCAATGACAGGTGGAAGCAAAAAGGGAAAAGAAATAAACAGGAAACTTGCAAAAGTTGCAAAGGAATGTAATATCCTTTTTGTTACGGGCTCATACAGTGCCGCCTTGAAAAATCCTGATGACGACTCATTTGAAGTGGTAAGGAAAGAAAATAAGGGACTTCTTCTTGGAACAAATATTGGAGCGGATAAAAACTATACGGCAGGAATGAAGGCTGTGGAAGATTTGAAACCGTTATTTTTACAGATACATGTTAATCTTATGCAGGAACTTATAATGCCTGAAGGAAGTAGAAACTTCAATGAATGGGAGAAAAATATAGTAGATTTTGTAAAAAATATAAAAGTTCCACTGATTTTAAAGGAAGTAGGCTTTGGAATGAGTCCTGAAACAGTAAAAAAAGGTATGGAACTTGGGCTAAAAACATTTGATATAAGCGGAAGAGGTGGAACAAGCTTTGCCTATATTGAAAATATGAGGGGGGAAAATAGATTTTCCTACCTTAATGAATGGGGACAGAGTACAGTATCGTGTCTTCTTGGATTAAAAGATTATATCAATAAGGCTGAAATAATAGCAAGTGGAGGGGTAAGGCATCCTCTTGACATCATAAAGGCTCTTGTGCTGGGAGCAAAGGCAGTAGGGCTTTCAGGAACAATGCTTCGTCTTGCAGAAAATAATTCCACTGAAGAAATAATAGAAATAGTAAACAGCTGGAAGGAAGAATGCAGAATGATAATGTGCGCCTTAAATGCTAAAAATGTAAAGGAACTTCAGAATGTAAAGTATGTTCTGTATGGTAAGACAAAGGAGTTTTATTTAAAATAAATAAGTAAAAATAAAATTATGAAGAACTTTAAAATTATGATAAGTATTTTTATGTTGGCAGTGTCCTTTGCAAGTATGTCTGCTGCAAAAAAATCCACTGTTAGAAAAGCCTCTGGTAAGAAAACAACTGTAAAGAAAGTTGTAAAAAAGGAAGAAGAAAAGTCACCGATGATTGGAATGTCAAATCCAGCATCAGTTTATTGTGTGGAGCAAGGTGGAGAGTCAATTCTTGTAAGAAGTAAAAAGGGAGATTTTGGAATTTGTAAGCTGAAAGATGGAACAGCAGTGGAAGAATGGGAATATTACAGAGAAAATAACAAATAAGGAATAGAAAAATAATATAAAAAATAGAGTGTAGAAATACGAATCAGTTGCTATGTATTTTATAACTCTATTTTTTATTATAATGAAAATAGTTTATTATTTAACCTAAATTCCCAAAAAATTATACATATGAAACATACTAACTTAGTAAAATTAAATCTTTCAGAGATTTCTGCAAAAAATAAAATATGTATAATTAAACATAACATCAATTTTTAGATGGCTTGTAAATTAAGACTTTGAGGTATCCTATGTATAAAAATCTGGGAATTTAGGATTAAATTACCCTAATTGAAAAATCCGACTAATTTATTTTATAAATTTATGAATCTATCTGCAACTTTCTTATTAAATAATTCATCATGTTCAACAAACAATAATGTCGGTCTGTAATTTAATATCAATTCTTCTATTTGTATTCTACTCATAATATCTATAAAGTTCAAAGGTTCATCCCAAATATATAAATGTGCCTTTTCACAGAGACTTGCTGTTATTAAAATTTTCTTTTTCTGACCTTCACTGTAATCTGAGATATCCTTTTCAAACTGTAAGCTGTTAAAACCCATTTTACTCAGTATTGATAGAAATAATGTTTTATCTATCTGTTTTTCTTCAATGTATTCAAACAAATTCCCTTTTAAATCGGAAGTATCCTGAGAAACATAAGAAATTTTTAAATTTTTTGCACAATAAATATTTCCTGTGTATTTAACATTTTTTCCTATTATCAATTTCAAAATTGTTGATTTTCCGGATCCGTTTTTTCCTGTCAGAGAAATAATTTCTCCCTGATTAATTTTAAAATTTATATCTCTACAGATTAATCTGTTATTGTAAAATAATGAGACGTTTTTAAATTCAATTAATCTTTTGCTGTGAAATATTAAGGGACTTAACTTCAATTTTTCATCTATGTCAATATTGTGAAGTAATTGGGATTTTTCTTCTATTAATCTATCACTTCTTTTTTCTATTGATTTTGCTCTTTTCATCATTTTGGCAGCCATATGTCCGATATATCCTTTATCTCCCATTCCGAGATTTTTTGTTTTTTCTACCTTATCGGACCAGACAGCAACTCTTTTTGAGGATTTTACAAGACGTTTTATCTCCTTTTTCAGTTTCCTATTCTGATATATTTCCAGTTCATCCTGTTGCCGTTTATTTTTTTCCCATGTTGAAAAATTCCCTTTTTGAATTTCAATATTTGTTTTATTAATTGAAAGTATATGATCAATACAGCTGTCTAAAAGATTTCTGTCATGTGAAACGAGAATAAAGCTTTTCTTTCCCTTCAAGTATCTGCTCACAATTTTTCTTGCATTTATATCAAGATGATTTGTAGGTTCATCTATTAGTAAAAAATTATTCTCTTTTAAAAATAAAGCTGCCAATAGTACTTTTGTCTTTTCTCCGCTTGATAAAAGACAAAACTGATGATTAATTATGTCTTCCTCTATTTCTAAAAGTGAAAATTCTTTCAAAAATTTCCATTCTTCACAATCAGGGCAAATTTCCCTTAAAATTTCCATAGTGCTAAGTTTTTCATTTTTTACTTCATAAGGAAAATATTCAAATGTAACATTTGATGAAACAGTCCCTCTATAATTATATTTCCCCATTAAAATATTCAGAAAAGTTGTTTTTCCTTTTCCGTTTCTTCCTATAAATCCTAATTTCCAATCCGTATCTATTTGAAAGCTGACATTTTCAAAAATCATTTCATAATTATTATCATAGGAAAAAGATAAATTTGATATATTAATTAATGACATAACAACCTCCTTATATAGTAAAAATCTAAAAATTTATCATTATATAAATTTTGAAAATATATTAAACTATACTTATATCATTTATTTTTAATTTTCATATTTACCATAACTATAAACTATTTCGTATACTATTCTTTAAAATAATCCTCTATTTTATAAAGCTCATCAAAACTTCCTTTTACTTCTATTTTTCCTTCCTTAAGAATTATAATTTTAGAGGCATATGGAAGTATTTCACGACTGTGTGTGCTCATTAATATAGTTTTATTTTTCATTTTTTTTAATTCTTCCATTATTTTTCTCTCATTTTTCTTATCCAATGAGGACGTTATTTCATCAAAAAGAAATACACATGTATCTTTAGCCAATGCTCTTGCAATACATATTCTTTGTATCTGTCCTCCTGATAAAGCCGTTCCTTCTTCTCCGATTACTGTTTTTATCCCGTTACATAACTCTTCAACTTCTTTATGCATATTTACTTTTTTTAGAATTCTGCCTATTTCATCATTTGAAATATCACTTTTTCCGATTCTTATATTATCCTCTATACTGAAATCAAACAAAACTTCATTTTGAGATACGTAAGATACATTATCTCTAATAAAACTTTCGGAAACATCTTTAACTACTTCCTTTCCCAAAAGAAAATATTTTCCGTCATAATTTTCCATAAATCCGGAAAGAATTTTGAGTAATGTACTCTTTCCACTTCCACTTTTTCCTATTATGGCTACAGTTTCTCCTTCCAAAACGGAAAATGAAATATCGTCAAGCACCTTATTTTTCCCATAAAAAGCCGTTAAATTTTTAATTTCCAATGCTATTTTACTATTTGTTATTTCCACATTCTCTTTGCTCTGATCTTTTTTCACTTTCAAACTTTCTGTATTTAATAAATCACTTATTTTATTTACTTCATTTTTTGATGACTTTATTTTGCAATATGACTCGCTAAACTCTGTCATAAATATAATCATGTTTTGAGTGAACTGTATTAAAAATGCAGTTTTTCCGATTTCCGAAGAACCTGTCGAAACTAATATTAATCCTATATAAATAGGAATTATCTCACACAAGTAGCACAATAAATTATTAAAAATTTCATGTTCCATAAAAGTTTTTTCATATTTCAACTGATTTTTTACTATTCCATCGTTAAATTCCAGAACATTTCGAATATA
Coding sequences:
- a CDS encoding ABC transporter ATP-binding protein, coding for MKNMMLLKVLGIINKLPSRKKMLKMQLLLTIFVFSGYYLSALLLEKFYVNMAKSLNSFAFPVLYLISVLIFKFIINLMELYFMPNLEMLIKSDLYVKVNEALHNSKKIQGNISEYLSNILQNVEIVTEISSRWIYNFFSSFILLLLFLVVISNVDIIIGILYTLTVLASAITHIFFYSKMGMEKTVFLEITNKSNSYLSQAISGIREIRSFGLEEMYIRNVLEFNDGIVKNQLKYEKTFMEHEIFNNLLCYLCEIIPIYIGLILVSTGSSEIGKTAFLIQFTQNMIIFMTEFSESYCKIKSSKNEVNKISDLLNTESLKVKKDQSKENVEITNSKIALEIKNLTAFYGKNKVLDDISFSVLEGETVAIIGKSGSGKSTLLKILSGFMENYDGKYFLLGKEVVKDVSESFIRDNVSYVSQNEVLFDFSIEDNIRIGKSDISNDEIGRILKKVNMHKEVEELCNGIKTVIGEEGTALSGGQIQRICIARALAKDTCVFLFDEITSSLDKKNERKIMEELKKMKNKTILMSTHSREILPYASKIIILKEGKIEVKGSFDELYKIEDYFKE